Below is a window of Deltaproteobacteria bacterium DNA.
TATGCGTGTGCTCACCAAAGAAGATTGACTCAAAGCCGTTCTCTTCAGACCACCGCGCCAAATCGACCGTGGGGATCGTATAATGCGTAGGAATCGTTACCAACCCGAAGTCTGCCATAACAGCCCTCCTTTGTTGTCGTGGCCCTTCGTTACCACAATTGCCGAACCCTTGACAGCACCGCTCTAAATACCTCATGTTAAGGGCATACAAACGGTAGGAGGGATTTATGGCAGAGTATGATGTCGTTATTAAGGACGGAACGATCGTCGATGGTACGCGCGTCCCGCGTTTCAAAGGCGATATTGGCATTAAGAACGGCAAGATCGCCAAGATCGGCCGTATCAACAGCAGTGATGGTAAGAAGGTGCTCGATGCGAGCGGTTTGATCGTCGCACCGGGCGGTATCGATCTCCACACCCACTATGATGCGCAGGTCCACTGGGACCCGTATCTCAGCGTATCGAGCTGGCACGGTGTCACCACTGTCACCATGGGGAACTGCGGTTTCGGTTTTGCTCCGTTGCATCCAGCCGATGCTGAGCGCGCCATGCTCGCCTTGTCACGTAACGAAGCCATCCCAATGGCGCCGATGCAGGTGTCGATGGACTTCAAGTGGTCGACCTTCCCTGAATACCTGAATCGCTTGGAGCGTCTCCCATTAGGCATCAACATTTCCCATCTGTTCCCCATCTCACCAGCAGTGGCGTATGTGATGGGCAGCTTCGCTGCAGCGAAAGAGCGGCGCCCGAATGAGAAAGAAACTGAAGCCGTTGCCAAATTGCTCTCCGAGGCCATGGACGCCGGTGCCGTTGGTTGGGGCGCGCAACAACTCGTCCCCGGCGGTAGCTCTGCGGTGCAGTGTGACTACGACGGCAGCCCGATGATTTCCGACATGCTGCCGGATTCCTTCTATGTCCGCATGGCGCAAGTGCTGGCAGACAAAGGTCAAGGCTGCATTCAGTTCACCCGTTCCAGCGTCGGCACCAATGACCCGAACGCTGGTATGCACAATGACTTCGACTTCAACTCAAAGCTCGCCGAAGTGAGTGGTCGTCCAGTGTTGTTCAACGCGATGGCAGTGAACGACAAGTTCCCATACGTCTATCGCGCCCAGCTCCGTTGGCTGGCCGAAGCCAACAAGCAAGGTAAGCCGGTGTTCGCACAGGCTGTGACTGCTCGTGCAGCCAACCACATCACGTTCGAGAACTGGAACCTGTTCGATGATAGCCCGCACTGGCGTGAAGCCACCACCGGCACGATCGAAGAGAAGCGCGTGAAGTTGGCCGACCAGCGTATCCGCGCTGCGCTCCGCGAAGAGTACGATGCTGGCACGAAGTCCCGTGACTTCTTGTTTGGTGAACTGGCTGAGTTCGTGTGTGATCACACCCCAGAGGCCACCTTGAAGAAGTACGAAGGCAGGACGGTTGGTCAGATTGCCAAGGAAGAGAGCAAGCATCCAATCGACGCGATGCTCGATATCTCCGCCAAGGAAATCCGCACCGTATGGCGTGGCCCAGTCGTCAACAACAACGTCGAAAACTATCGCGAAGTCATGGCCTCCCCGTACACGCTGCCTGGCGTGTCCGATGGTGGCGCGCACATTAAGTTCATCACCCCAGGGACCTATTCGACCGATATGCTCACCTGGATGGTGCGTGACAATAACATCCTAAGCCTCGAAGAAGCCCACTATCGCCTCAGCTACCTGACTGCATGGGCAGCGGGCATTAAGGATCGTGGCTGTCTGCGTGAAGGCCTGGCGGCAGACATCATCGTCTACGACCTCGCCAAGCTGAAGATCCTCCCGTCCGAAGTGGTCCATGACCTGCCAGCCAACGAATGGCGGCGTGTGCAAAAGGCCGAAGGCTACCGCTGGTACATCGTCAATGGCCAAGTGACCTTCGAAGACGGCAAGTGCACCGGCGCGACATCTGGTAAGCAGCTGCGCGGTGGAGTGGCGGCGTAACCAAAAAGTCTAGGAGTCTAGGAGTCTAGGAGTCTAGGAGTCTAAAAAGAGGAGGTTTTATTTTCTTCCTTTTCGAGACTCCCAGACTCTCAGACTCCCAGACTCCTGGACTCCCAGACTCTTTTCCCCTTTTCAGTAGCATTGCCCACCGACTCTCGCCTGCCTCTTCGAGTAGAGGGATCTCACTGCGGCTCACTACTCGTGACTCAAAAAACATAAAACGTCCGCGACTTCGTGTTCGCTTGTCAAATCCCCAGCAGTGGTTTAGAGGGAAATAAACAACTGGGAGGGATGCAAAAATGGAAGCAATCGACGGAGGCGCTCTAGTCGGGAAAGCCTTAGCGAACGAGGGTGTAGAAAAGGCATTCGTCTTATCTGGTGGACATATCATGCCGATCTTTTATGGGATGCGAGAGGCGGGCATCGAGATTATCGATATGCGCCATGAGTGCTCGGCGGTGTATGCTGCGACTGCCTATACGCGGGCCTCGGGAAAGATGGCGGTTGTGGTGACGACCGCTGGGCCAGGTGTCGGCAATACACCAGCGGGAATGATGGAAGCGGACTCGATGAATATTCCCCTCCTGCAGATCGGCGGTGCGGTAGCGATGAGTAAACGCGACGCAGGAGATCTGCAGGACATGTCGACTCTGACCTTAATGGAGTCGTGCTGTAAGTGGGCGAGAAAAATTACCAGCACCGCTCGCATTCCAGAGTATGTGCCCATGGCCTTTCGCCAGGCGATGGGAGCAAGCCCAGGACCAGTCTACCTGGAAATACCAACGGACCTGCTGTTCGCCAAGGTCGATGAGGAGCGTGTCCGTTTTCCAGCGCACGCCGTGAGCCAAGCGGTGCCCAGTGGAGAAGCGGAACTCATTGAGCAAGCAGCCGAGCTTCTTGCCCGTGCGGAACGTCCAGCAGTGATCGTCGATGAAGGAGCCCGATGGTCAATGGGGAAACATGCCGGGGCTATTGCTGCTTTGTCAGATTATCTAAAGATGCCAGTGGGTATCTCCGGCAGTGCGTGCCGTGGCTTGTTTGGCGACGAATCAGCCAATCCCTTGTTGACAACCCGTGCCTTCTCGAAAGCTGATGTGGTGTTAGCCCTCAGCTGTCGGTTTGATTATCGCTTGCGATTGGGCCGGGCAATTCCTAAGAACGCCAAAGTCATTCAGGTGCACACCGATATCAACCAGATTGGCTTCAACCTCCGTGCCGACCTCGGCATTGTCGGTGGAGCAGGACCGGTGACACGTCAGCTCCTCGAAGCGATCCAGCGCAAATGTGCACCAAAGACGGGTGATCCTTGGACTGGAGCAGTGCGTCGTGGTGGAACAGCCACCCTCCCCGAGGCGTATCATGTCGGCAAAATTC
It encodes the following:
- a CDS encoding thiamine pyrophosphate-binding protein, with the translated sequence MEAIDGGALVGKALANEGVEKAFVLSGGHIMPIFYGMREAGIEIIDMRHECSAVYAATAYTRASGKMAVVVTTAGPGVGNTPAGMMEADSMNIPLLQIGGAVAMSKRDAGDLQDMSTLTLMESCCKWARKITSTARIPEYVPMAFRQAMGASPGPVYLEIPTDLLFAKVDEERVRFPAHAVSQAVPSGEAELIEQAAELLARAERPAVIVDEGARWSMGKHAGAIAALSDYLKMPVGISGSACRGLFGDESANPLLTTRAFSKADVVLALSCRFDYRLRLGRAIPKNAKVIQVHTDINQIGFNLRADLGIVGGAGPVTRQLLEAIQRKCAPKTGDPWTGAVRRGGTATLPEAYHVGKIPVHPARCASEVAKFLEEDAQDWNLVIDGGEASVWMTGASVATRPGQIHATGPNGTIGTGPGQVVGAWAANRKPVLWYTGDGSFGFYAMEMDTMARLGIPVVCVISNDSGWGMISLVEKYIRPDEIATRGQCNTELHHMRAYEKMVAMWDGYGERVTDPQEIVPAIRRAAANGKPSIINVEVDKESLSPFIEGYATMVAPSA
- a CDS encoding amidohydrolase family protein produces the protein MAEYDVVIKDGTIVDGTRVPRFKGDIGIKNGKIAKIGRINSSDGKKVLDASGLIVAPGGIDLHTHYDAQVHWDPYLSVSSWHGVTTVTMGNCGFGFAPLHPADAERAMLALSRNEAIPMAPMQVSMDFKWSTFPEYLNRLERLPLGINISHLFPISPAVAYVMGSFAAAKERRPNEKETEAVAKLLSEAMDAGAVGWGAQQLVPGGSSAVQCDYDGSPMISDMLPDSFYVRMAQVLADKGQGCIQFTRSSVGTNDPNAGMHNDFDFNSKLAEVSGRPVLFNAMAVNDKFPYVYRAQLRWLAEANKQGKPVFAQAVTARAANHITFENWNLFDDSPHWREATTGTIEEKRVKLADQRIRAALREEYDAGTKSRDFLFGELAEFVCDHTPEATLKKYEGRTVGQIAKEESKHPIDAMLDISAKEIRTVWRGPVVNNNVENYREVMASPYTLPGVSDGGAHIKFITPGTYSTDMLTWMVRDNNILSLEEAHYRLSYLTAWAAGIKDRGCLREGLAADIIVYDLAKLKILPSEVVHDLPANEWRRVQKAEGYRWYIVNGQVTFEDGKCTGATSGKQLRGGVAA